Proteins encoded together in one Carya illinoinensis cultivar Pawnee chromosome 3, C.illinoinensisPawnee_v1, whole genome shotgun sequence window:
- the LOC122305409 gene encoding uncharacterized protein LOC122305409 isoform X1: MDSMPVILDISSDDETGLSEPQGGEGDDFDWISKLLDGADDKEPGDDSDDVVVLGESINPNRKSKSSKSAAGDTDDDCVILEGDPENPVSVVDDAVGGSDELHVVGEKGQIACRDYPHPRHHCAKYPFSSTPHERHCEQCHCYICESLAPCLHWVTGISNDDHCHATDKEEIWKIRRKSFKLGRSASLPGIKSSDTSLPAALPRLQAQLLNNIPLAPNPMPQNQVSRPNIIRACSTVASYAVPNIIVQGRSQQPTSVLAKTRTHSRLVPQNLLGVRNSVTQRDRAMTVGNMGPGFVPSHTMFKKTGAVRGALPMHPSVYSSSDNVNCVHAALHTINATPTAVANDRNLVKWPNVHPSINLESYGPQDFSQPNVGGFVTHMVSSQPQTESQPIAQSNDGEKFCQHGYQSQNASQGIYQKENQTLNASQNIWQHGSQSLVATDAGFSDFSISWPINSCQSNQHLINEDSQVHGGGSVCEPYPAEESNSQFMESTRCSRSTQQPEFFGSANLSQNNREPQVESSRLESTGSLCEPSTVKEANCQFFGNLNSNTVDFPFDDFWLMENQPGLVVSGGSVPSNLYSPETSSIDTGRNRITTTVSSYLCVLNGQNIWSIKCGWQFLLLYVKACRSPETRLNACKCV, translated from the exons ATGGATTCCATGCCCGTGATATTGGACATAAGCTCCGACGACGAGACTGGTTTGAGTGAGCCCCAGGGCGGTGAGGGCGACGACTTCGATTGGATATCGAAGCTCTTGGACGGCGCTGATGATAAAGAGCCTGGCGATGATTCCGATGATGTTGTGGTGCTGGGGGAGTCCATCAACCCCAACCGAAAGTCAAAGTCTTCCAAATCGGCGGCGGGGGATACGGACGATGATTGTGTGATTTTGGAGGGTGACCCGGAAAATCCGGTATCGGTGGTGGACGATGCGGTGGGAGGGTCTGATGAATTGCATGTAGTTGGGGAGAAGGGGCAG ATTGCATGCAGAGACTACCCTCATCCACGTCATCATTGTGCCAAATATCCTTTTAGTTCTACACCCCATGAAAGGCACTGTGAACAG TGCCACTGTTACATCTGTGAATCTCTTGCGCCATGTCTACATTGGGTCACAGGCATCTCTAATGATGATCATTGTCATGCAACTGATAAAGAGGAGATCTGGAAAATTCGGAGAAAAAGCTTCAAGCTGGGGAGAAGTGCTTCATTACCAGGTATCAAGTCTTCTGATACTTCACTGCCTGCAGCGCTTCCCCGACTACAGGCTCAACTACTCAACAATATTCCATTGGCACCCAACCCCATGCCTCAAAATCAGGTCTCTCGGCCAAATATAATCCGTGCTTGCTCCACAGTCGCCAGTTATGCTGTGCCAAATATCATAGTGCAAGGTAGAAGTCAACAACCAACATCTGTTTTGGCGAAAACTCGAACTCACTCGCGCTTGGTACCACAGAATTTGCTTGGTGTACGTAATAGTGTCACCCAAAGGGACCGAGCTATGACCGTTGGTAATATGGGCCCAGGATTTGTCCCTTCCCATACAATGTTTAAAAAGACAGGAGCTGTGAGGGGTGCTTTGCCCATGCATCCTTCTGTTTATAGTTCATCAGACAACGTTAATTGTGTCCATGCAGCACTCCATACCATAAATGCTACACCAACGGCAGTGGCGAATGACAGAAACCTTGTTAAGTGGCCAAATGTTCATCCTAGCATAAACTTGGAGTCATATGGCCCTCAGGATTTCTCTCAGCCCAATGTGGGCGGCTTCGTAACACACATGGTATCTTcccaaccacaaacagaaagtCAGCCCATTGCTCAATCAAATGATGGCGAAAAATTTTGTCAGCATGGGTATCAAAGTCAAAATGCTAGCCAAGGCATTTATCAAAAAGAGAATCAGACTCTAAATGCCAGCCAAAATATCTGGCAGCATGGGAGTCAAAGTCTAGTTGCCACAGATGCGGGTTTTTCAGATTTTAGTATTAGTTGGCCAATCAATTCTTGTCAAAGCAATCAACATCTTATAAATGAAGATTCTCAAGTCCATGGCGGAGGATCTGTGTGTGAGCCATATCCTGCTGAGGAGTCTAATTCCCAATTTATGGAAAGCACTCGCTGCAGTCGAAGCACTCAACAACCTGAGTTTTTTGGAAGTGCAAATCTCAGTCAAAACAATCGAGAACCTCAAGTTGAAAGTTCTCGACTTGAAAGTACAGGGTCTCTATGTGAGCCATCTACTGTAAAGGAGGCTAATTGCCAATTTTTTGGCAACCTTAATTCCAACACAGTGGACTTTCCATTTGATGACTTCTGGTTGATGGAAAACCAGCCAGGTCTGGTGGTGTCAGGTGGTTCTGTGCCATCAAATCTCTATTCTCCTGAGACTTCCTCCATCGACACCG GTAGAAATCGGATTACTACAACAGTATCCAGCTATCTCTGTGTGCTAAATGGCCAGAACATCTGGAGCATCAAATGTGGATGGCAATTTCTGCTTTTATATGTAAAGGCATGCCGTTCACCAGAAACGAGATTGAATGCTTGCAAATGTGTGTAA
- the LOC122305409 gene encoding uncharacterized protein LOC122305409 isoform X2: MDSMPVILDISSDDETGLSEPQGGEGDDFDWISKLLDGADDKEPGDDSDDVVVLGESINPNRKSKSSKSAAGDTDDDCVILEGDPENPVSVVDDAVGGSDELHVVGEKGQIACRDYPHPRHHCAKYPFSSTPHERHCEQCHCYICESLAPCLHWVTGISNDDHCHATDKEEIWKIRRKSFKLGRSASLPGIKSSDTSLPAALPRLQAQLLNNIPLAPNPMPQNQVSRPNIIRACSTVASYAVPNIIVQGRSQQPTSVLAKTRTHSRLVPQNLLGVRNSVTQRDRAMTVGNMGPGFVPSHTMFKKTGAVRGALPMHPSVYSSSDNVNCVHAALHTINATPTAVANDRNLVKWPNVHPSINLESYGPQDFSQPNVGGFVTHMVSSQPQTESQPIAQSNDGEKFCQHGYQSQNASQGIYQKENQTLNASQNIWQHGSQSLVATDAGFSDFSISWPINSCQSNQHLINEDSQVHGGGSVCEPYPAEESNSQFMESTRCSRSTQQPEFFGSANLSQNNREPQVESSRLESTGSLCEPSTVKEANCQFFGNLNSNTVDFPFDDFWLMENQPGLVVSGGSVPSNLYSPETSSIDTGMLMFDFETSWNGLTHV, translated from the exons ATGGATTCCATGCCCGTGATATTGGACATAAGCTCCGACGACGAGACTGGTTTGAGTGAGCCCCAGGGCGGTGAGGGCGACGACTTCGATTGGATATCGAAGCTCTTGGACGGCGCTGATGATAAAGAGCCTGGCGATGATTCCGATGATGTTGTGGTGCTGGGGGAGTCCATCAACCCCAACCGAAAGTCAAAGTCTTCCAAATCGGCGGCGGGGGATACGGACGATGATTGTGTGATTTTGGAGGGTGACCCGGAAAATCCGGTATCGGTGGTGGACGATGCGGTGGGAGGGTCTGATGAATTGCATGTAGTTGGGGAGAAGGGGCAG ATTGCATGCAGAGACTACCCTCATCCACGTCATCATTGTGCCAAATATCCTTTTAGTTCTACACCCCATGAAAGGCACTGTGAACAG TGCCACTGTTACATCTGTGAATCTCTTGCGCCATGTCTACATTGGGTCACAGGCATCTCTAATGATGATCATTGTCATGCAACTGATAAAGAGGAGATCTGGAAAATTCGGAGAAAAAGCTTCAAGCTGGGGAGAAGTGCTTCATTACCAGGTATCAAGTCTTCTGATACTTCACTGCCTGCAGCGCTTCCCCGACTACAGGCTCAACTACTCAACAATATTCCATTGGCACCCAACCCCATGCCTCAAAATCAGGTCTCTCGGCCAAATATAATCCGTGCTTGCTCCACAGTCGCCAGTTATGCTGTGCCAAATATCATAGTGCAAGGTAGAAGTCAACAACCAACATCTGTTTTGGCGAAAACTCGAACTCACTCGCGCTTGGTACCACAGAATTTGCTTGGTGTACGTAATAGTGTCACCCAAAGGGACCGAGCTATGACCGTTGGTAATATGGGCCCAGGATTTGTCCCTTCCCATACAATGTTTAAAAAGACAGGAGCTGTGAGGGGTGCTTTGCCCATGCATCCTTCTGTTTATAGTTCATCAGACAACGTTAATTGTGTCCATGCAGCACTCCATACCATAAATGCTACACCAACGGCAGTGGCGAATGACAGAAACCTTGTTAAGTGGCCAAATGTTCATCCTAGCATAAACTTGGAGTCATATGGCCCTCAGGATTTCTCTCAGCCCAATGTGGGCGGCTTCGTAACACACATGGTATCTTcccaaccacaaacagaaagtCAGCCCATTGCTCAATCAAATGATGGCGAAAAATTTTGTCAGCATGGGTATCAAAGTCAAAATGCTAGCCAAGGCATTTATCAAAAAGAGAATCAGACTCTAAATGCCAGCCAAAATATCTGGCAGCATGGGAGTCAAAGTCTAGTTGCCACAGATGCGGGTTTTTCAGATTTTAGTATTAGTTGGCCAATCAATTCTTGTCAAAGCAATCAACATCTTATAAATGAAGATTCTCAAGTCCATGGCGGAGGATCTGTGTGTGAGCCATATCCTGCTGAGGAGTCTAATTCCCAATTTATGGAAAGCACTCGCTGCAGTCGAAGCACTCAACAACCTGAGTTTTTTGGAAGTGCAAATCTCAGTCAAAACAATCGAGAACCTCAAGTTGAAAGTTCTCGACTTGAAAGTACAGGGTCTCTATGTGAGCCATCTACTGTAAAGGAGGCTAATTGCCAATTTTTTGGCAACCTTAATTCCAACACAGTGGACTTTCCATTTGATGACTTCTGGTTGATGGAAAACCAGCCAGGTCTGGTGGTGTCAGGTGGTTCTGTGCCATCAAATCTCTATTCTCCTGAGACTTCCTCCATCGACACCGGTATGCTTATGTTTGATTTTGAAACCTCCTGGAATGGTCTTACACATGTCTAG
- the LOC122305409 gene encoding uncharacterized protein LOC122305409 isoform X3, producing MDSMPVILDISSDDETGLSEPQGGEGDDFDWISKLLDGADDKEPGDDSDDVVVLGESINPNRKSKSSKSAAGDTDDDCVILEGDPENPVSVVDDAVGGSDELHVVGEKGQIACRDYPHPRHHCAKYPFSSTPHERHCEQCHCYICESLAPCLHWVTGISNDDHCHATDKEEIWKIRRKSFKLGRSASLPGIKSSDTSLPAALPRLQAQLLNNIPLAPNPMPQNQVSRPNIIRACSTVASYAVPNIIVQGRSQQPTSVLAKTRTHSRLVPQNLLGVRNSVTQRDRAMTVGNMGPGFVPSHTMFKKTGAVRGALPMHPSVYSSSDNVNCVHAALHTINATPTAVANDRNLVKWPNVHPSINLESYGPQDFSQPNVGGFVTHMVSSQPQTESQPIAQSNDGEKFCQHGYQSQNASQGIYQKENQTLNASQNIWQHGSQSLVATDAGFSDFSISWPINSCQSNQHLINEDSQVHGGGSVCEPYPAEESNSQFMESTRCSRSTQQPEFFGSANLSQNNREPQVESSRLESTGSLCEPSTVKEANCQFFGNLNSNTVDFPFDDFWLMENQPGLVVSGGSVPSNLYSPETSSIDTDDSE from the exons ATGGATTCCATGCCCGTGATATTGGACATAAGCTCCGACGACGAGACTGGTTTGAGTGAGCCCCAGGGCGGTGAGGGCGACGACTTCGATTGGATATCGAAGCTCTTGGACGGCGCTGATGATAAAGAGCCTGGCGATGATTCCGATGATGTTGTGGTGCTGGGGGAGTCCATCAACCCCAACCGAAAGTCAAAGTCTTCCAAATCGGCGGCGGGGGATACGGACGATGATTGTGTGATTTTGGAGGGTGACCCGGAAAATCCGGTATCGGTGGTGGACGATGCGGTGGGAGGGTCTGATGAATTGCATGTAGTTGGGGAGAAGGGGCAG ATTGCATGCAGAGACTACCCTCATCCACGTCATCATTGTGCCAAATATCCTTTTAGTTCTACACCCCATGAAAGGCACTGTGAACAG TGCCACTGTTACATCTGTGAATCTCTTGCGCCATGTCTACATTGGGTCACAGGCATCTCTAATGATGATCATTGTCATGCAACTGATAAAGAGGAGATCTGGAAAATTCGGAGAAAAAGCTTCAAGCTGGGGAGAAGTGCTTCATTACCAGGTATCAAGTCTTCTGATACTTCACTGCCTGCAGCGCTTCCCCGACTACAGGCTCAACTACTCAACAATATTCCATTGGCACCCAACCCCATGCCTCAAAATCAGGTCTCTCGGCCAAATATAATCCGTGCTTGCTCCACAGTCGCCAGTTATGCTGTGCCAAATATCATAGTGCAAGGTAGAAGTCAACAACCAACATCTGTTTTGGCGAAAACTCGAACTCACTCGCGCTTGGTACCACAGAATTTGCTTGGTGTACGTAATAGTGTCACCCAAAGGGACCGAGCTATGACCGTTGGTAATATGGGCCCAGGATTTGTCCCTTCCCATACAATGTTTAAAAAGACAGGAGCTGTGAGGGGTGCTTTGCCCATGCATCCTTCTGTTTATAGTTCATCAGACAACGTTAATTGTGTCCATGCAGCACTCCATACCATAAATGCTACACCAACGGCAGTGGCGAATGACAGAAACCTTGTTAAGTGGCCAAATGTTCATCCTAGCATAAACTTGGAGTCATATGGCCCTCAGGATTTCTCTCAGCCCAATGTGGGCGGCTTCGTAACACACATGGTATCTTcccaaccacaaacagaaagtCAGCCCATTGCTCAATCAAATGATGGCGAAAAATTTTGTCAGCATGGGTATCAAAGTCAAAATGCTAGCCAAGGCATTTATCAAAAAGAGAATCAGACTCTAAATGCCAGCCAAAATATCTGGCAGCATGGGAGTCAAAGTCTAGTTGCCACAGATGCGGGTTTTTCAGATTTTAGTATTAGTTGGCCAATCAATTCTTGTCAAAGCAATCAACATCTTATAAATGAAGATTCTCAAGTCCATGGCGGAGGATCTGTGTGTGAGCCATATCCTGCTGAGGAGTCTAATTCCCAATTTATGGAAAGCACTCGCTGCAGTCGAAGCACTCAACAACCTGAGTTTTTTGGAAGTGCAAATCTCAGTCAAAACAATCGAGAACCTCAAGTTGAAAGTTCTCGACTTGAAAGTACAGGGTCTCTATGTGAGCCATCTACTGTAAAGGAGGCTAATTGCCAATTTTTTGGCAACCTTAATTCCAACACAGTGGACTTTCCATTTGATGACTTCTGGTTGATGGAAAACCAGCCAGGTCTGGTGGTGTCAGGTGGTTCTGTGCCATCAAATCTCTATTCTCCTGAGACTTCCTCCATCGACACCG ATGACAGTGAATGA
- the LOC122305412 gene encoding tetratricopeptide repeat protein 4 homolog → MALWMESGSEPITESEKADLEAIAALKHSAALEFKEKGNQYVKMGKKHYADAIDCYTRAIDQKVLSDSEHSVLLSNRAHVNLLLGNYRRALMDAEEAIKLLPTNVKALYRAAKASLSLNLLDKAKSFCENGIELDPSNEELKKLAKQIDIQRLEHEQREALVSRDIAGAKDLVSAMEDRGFKIGKAVFQELTGLRKPALDKNNIVHWPVLLLYAEVMSSDFIEDFCETDMFSAHLDMMFSESCPPLPWDKENNYTREAIELYYEVGSGVCLSKSKLLHYLLEGTAASHVESINGEEKDAIEDSNHEISAGNGSKWVRVNEKRTLHDVLKEPNFIIPGIPVFYVVSKSSRFYKEFKAGKWAPPP, encoded by the exons ATGGCCCTGTGGATGGAAAGTGGTTCGGAGCCCATCACCGAATCCGAGAAAGCGGACCTTGAAGCTATCGCCGCCCTCAAACACTCTGCTGCCCTTGAATtcaag GAAAAGGGTAACCAGTATGTGAAAATGGGTAAAAAACACTACGCTGATGCTATTGATTGTTACACGAGGGCAATTGATCAGAAGGTCCTGAGCGACTCCGAACACTCGGTTCTCCTCTCGAATAGAGCCCATGTGAATTTGTTGCTAGGAAATTACAGACGTGCTCTCATGGATGCTGAGGAGGCAATTAAGCTTCTCCCGACAAATGTCAAG GCACTTTATCGAGCTGCCAAAGCGTCTCTGTCATTGAACTTGTTGGATAAAGCGAAATCATTTTGTGAGAATGGAATTGAACTTGACCCAAGCAATGAAGAACTAAAGAAACTTGCTAAGCAGATTGACATACAGAGGTTGGAACATGAACAGCGGGAGGCTCTAGTTTCCAGGGATATTGCTGGGGCTAAG GACCTTGTTTCTGCAATGGAAGATAGGGGCTTCAAGATTGGAAAGGCAGTATTTCAAGAACTTACTGGATTAAGAAAGCCTgcattagataaaaataatattgtccaCTGGCCAGTTCTTCTTCTGTATGCAGAGGTTATGTCCAGTGACTTTATCGAGGACTTCTGTGAGACTGACATGTTTTCAGCTCATCTTGACATG ATGTTTTCAGAAAGTTGCCCACCTTTGCCATGGGACAAAGAGAACAATTACACCCGTGAAGCTATTGAGTTATACTACGAG GTTGGTTCTGGAGTTTGTCTATCAAAGTCAAAACTTCTCCATTATCTCCTGGAGGGAACTGCAGCTTCTCATGTAGAAAGCATTAATGGAGAAGAGAAGGATGCAATTGAGGATTCTAATCATGAGATCTCTGCAG GAAATGGTTCTAAATGGGTAAGAGTAAACGAGAAAAGAACACTTCATGATGTTTTGAAAGAGCCAAATTTCATCATTCCTGGTATCCCAG TATTCTATGTTGTTTCAAAAAGCTCCAGATTCTATAAAGAGTTTAAAGCTGGGAAGTGGGCTCCTCCACCTTGA